Part of the Periophthalmus magnuspinnatus isolate fPerMag1 chromosome 18, fPerMag1.2.pri, whole genome shotgun sequence genome is shown below.
aagcctggttttaaatacagagactgtgggggcctgtttaccatcagcagggagttgattccatagcacaggagcttggtaactgaatgctctccctcgcactgtacttttggacactctaggaaccactaatagtcctgcattctgagagcggagtgctctgtttggctggtacaggacaatagcatcttgcagataggatggggccatactgtttagggttttgtatgtcaggaggaggactttgaatttgattctaagctcgacaggaagccagtgcagatattttagtacaggactgatgtggtctctacttttagttcctgttaggactctggccgctgcattttggaccaactggaggctccttatagtacttttggggcaggcggcgagcagagaattacagtaatcaagtctgtcgagtttttcagcatcgtttttaggtaaaatatttctaattttagttatatttcacaggtgaaagtatgcggttttacaagctaggtttatatgggctgtgaatgagagattttgatcaaataggactccaagattttttacagtagggctagaagctatactcacattgtcgagtgagattatctagtccgacagagaatctctttgacctttgggaccaactacaatgacctctgttttttcaggatttaagagcaggtaattcaaggtcatccaggttttgatgtccttcacacaggcactgagtttatctatttgatcagtctgatttggtttcattgataagtacagagtgtcatcagcatagcagtgaaaatcaGTCAGTCaggtcagtctgtatctggaagtcccacaggatcttggctcgatcattctccactaccttttgaggtgtttcccaccttgacttTGGGggttccagtccgtactctgcacagatgtttctgtacactatgcttggttatgccgctccatatatgctttccctgccagcatcttacaccctgcagttatgtgctggatgtCTCagaggtatatatatatatatatatatatacatacatatttgtCCTCCATGGCGTCACAGACATCTCTCGGCATCAAAATTTCATCAATCAATATCAACtcttaaaggtggactatgtaacatTTATGGTGGAGCATTTGCCACCagcttggctccatggagataatattgctttgcctggactgcTTCACAGTATGGTAGTAAACGGAtatgtctccatgaagaaatgCTGGTggcaccaccaggtcaagtgaaaggtcagatctatggagaggcaatcccACTCACAGGAATGCATATATATCATGATATTTATGAGTCATAAaaattacatattgcacctttaattacaATTCATGGCCTCCACCTCACATTGTCTGaaacctcttcttcctcctgtttAAAAAGAATTCTAAATCTGCTTGACGACATTTTAAGTCATGTAGTTTTTCTTCTAGCATAGCATTGGCCTGCTTGATGTAGTCGTAGTCTCTTAATAGGACTTCGTTTCCCAGAAGGCCACGCTGCTCCTTCAGCCTGGTGTTGTCCCTCTGTAGGCTGTTGCGAGCTTGCTTGATGTTAGCCAGCTTGTCTCTGTGTTGAGCCAAAATGGCATCCACTTGGGCCAGTTTCTCAAGCTTGTGCTGGATCTCTGTCTCAGTGCAATGGAGCCTCTGCTTGATGTTGGACACCATCTGAAAGAAAGATGTTGTGATTTagattaaaggccctatataatacaaaatacactcacctgaaggattattaggaacaccatactaatacggccacacccctaaatgcattgaagcaactgccgtgtgattggttgatcagataattaaggagaaattgaacaggtgttcctaataatcctttaggtgaatGTAGATTCTTAAATGAAAATGACTATTCCTGTTATTACATGACATTAgatggtggaacagagtgtttaccaTTTATCGAGAGGAACACAGCCCAAATATGCAGGGTATGTATGTTAAACACAATaccatatttatttttgatgaggaaacaacattataacagatcagaaaacagagtaatatgggccctttaaaagcaTCTTGGATGAGTGTTGAAACCTATTCACACCAAaacttttgcccagttgacagatttatattttcttttgcaaaaCAGGTTGAAGATTTTTGAAATACCATAACATAaagtagaaaagaaaaagaaagaaaatatatacaaaagcaacacattttaaacactcatACCAGTTGTAGACAAATATAGACCAAAACTATGCCACTTCTCTGCCACTTCTCCACCACGGCCCCCTCCCCACCACTCAATTTTCCCAGCATTCCTTCACATGCCAAGTTCTCCACCATTCTTTCTTTGTATAGATTGTTGGTGTGAGAGGTTATTTCCACATATAGAGCACCGTgaatattaaagatgcactttgtaacttttttagctGCACACATTCACATTACCTACAttaatgaatacattttgcataatttaagacacattttttaccaagtaccacctaagaTGGCGTTTGCCTTTCAGAGTACCATCAGCTCTAAACCCGGATGTTATCAGGCCTAAATTAGGGTTAAGCATTAcctaaaatgaaactaaatccGGTTAACAATGAGATTAAACTATGGAAATTAACCTCAAGAAGGACACAAGCAGGAATagatttgtcttaaaaaaaaaagaaaactcaaactgCAGCGGTAACACCTGCGTACGAGCCTGTGTACATGTGGTACATGTACCACAgaactgaaactagatactcatttgagcaagtataaatattaaaaagtcacattcacaagacagaaatgaacctttcatgaatatctttagaatgatcttgagctgtatctgaacaagtatcaggccacatagactagtatacacccatggaccactatggaacatacctggacgactgaagcattacacagatataacaccacatgAAAATATTAGAATAAAGTATTAgtacagagtgtttttattttttattggaatcggtattaaGTCTATTCCTTCAAAATTGACTCATTGAAATTTTACTATGATTTAAAACTACCCATATTAGCTGATATATACATTTTCGGCCTGATAATATCAATAATGCATCTTCCTCCATAATAATGTATTGGCCAGTCCCTTTACCCACCTCTACAttcctctccactctcctctgtactCTGAGCGCTTCCTTGTGTCTCTTCTCCCCatccttcttcctctccattCTCCGTGCGTGGAGCTTCTCGTACTCGCGCTGGAAGGGGTTGGTGGCGTTTCGGTCGGCCTCACTTATTTCTAGCTCCAGTCTTCGGATCCGGTTCTCCAAGCTGAAGTTCTGGAGACGCAGTCTGGTCAGCTCGTCCTGGTGCCTCTCCTCTGAGGCCAGTGCAAACTCAACCTTAGccagggcatctggtttagCCATGCGCCGACTCATCACCATCACTGCCACTTCCTTCTTTACGGACAGCAGTTCACTACATTCTTTGTCCACCTACAAGAAAAAGTGAATCAATAAGATATGATGACGGTAACAGGATATTAAAATTATCTGACAGGTGCAACCTTTGCTCAAATCATGTATAGTGCTTATATTGATAACAATTTCTTAAGGTAGACTGCACTAAAACAGAGCAATATCTTGGTTTATGTAGTAGTTGCCATATCAAGTATTTCAGGTACAAGATTCCAAAAACATACCGGTAATTACTAATTCACattttgtcatgatgcctgtttttcctgtcctcctgtgctctctccccctcccctacctgtctgcctggagctgggcggagttcctgaatCCTCcagcgcgcacctggagcgcatcagcgcaattaccttcacctgctgccgagtatatgagggctcggcagaagacactcggagccagaccgtccgcgtgttcAACATTCCTGCCCTCGCTTGCTCCTGCGCTCCGGCATTGTCTACCCTCTGCCctgcctcctgccctgtcttggtctccggtgTGCTTCCCATCTCCTGCTCTGGCttccgctctctggattaccccAGCTCGGTCTCTCCTGGTCCGGCCCCTGGTCTCGTCGTGTGTCGGTTCCGGCAGTCTCTGCTCCTGCGCCAGTCCTGGATTATCCCGCTCCTGCCCTGCCCTACGTCCCGTGTATGATTAGAGAACAATCTGAATTAACTTTGATCCTCACTGTAAATAAACGCACTGTAAACTTGCCCCCGGGTCTGCACTCATTGGTCCGCCcccgcactagccgttacgacacATTTTTGTGAAAGTTTGCCACAAGACACAATATTGTAACATTTAAAGGTGGcttatgaattttttttttttttttttttttttttttttgatacgccatctgcttgtctccatgcaaatattattgctttgcctgaaatgcttcAATGCCTCATGGCATTACACTAATCTATTTCCCTGAAGGCAAGAGGGTGATGCcctcaggccaagttacatgtcagatctgtgaagaggcaagcccactcacagtaagaattaatgtatttattttaattttgtttttttttccccttcctTCCTGTATCTGAATAAGATAGaccatttaatgccatactgtgaaaaatttCAGGGATGGAGCAAGCTGGTGATCATGGTGGACtatctagaaaaaaaacatagtgcacttttaaggcATGAAAAACTAAGAATTGCAAGTTATAATATAATTTCATCAATTTACAATTCCTGCTTTTGAAAACAAACTAATTTGATTTTTAGAAGGAATTCCATTGAAACTTCTAACCAAAATAAGTTGTCTATTTGCAGATCTTCAGGCAGCACTGCAGCCTATCAATGAACAAGAATCTCACAATGACAGCTTTGACCAACAGTTTTGTATGCATGGTGTATCCACTCCAGCCGCACAACATCTAAAGTCAGAACCTTCTAGAACAGCCGATGAACAGCACACAAATTCACAACTTTGTATCATTTACTCCTAAGTAATATTAGTTTAGCTGTTTCTTGGAGTGCCTTGTCATGAAGCCCAAAGTAGGCAAAGATTAACTAGGGGTGGGCAATAAGTGATAATATCTCGATTTTCTTGGTGCCAGatcacaatttcaattttatGAAAATTCATGTAAACACAATAGCTTTACAATGGCAGCTAAAGTCACCTGAAGTTCACACTTCATTGcatttggttaaatccacctgtcactcactggGTATAGCCGAAACTGACCaacaagaggaggaaaaagtTGTCTTTGAGCATATGCTACATTAAAGAGAACATTGGTGAATCATGATGTTAATTAAGTCAAATAGcagatttttatcaccatattgcCAAGCCATAACCATCCATAATGTTAATGTAAAggcgttgtacctgatttttattatcTTGAAcgtagaaaaacacaaaacaaaacaaattcattttaaacagtttgtagtgatccaaagttattcttcacttaccttttgcattccaagcatcctaattattcaccacgatgagtatataagcgcttttcacaactgtccCAGACCAGAGCATTTGGCTGTGactgtaaaactaacaacagctagcatgctaacacaaacTTCCTGATTATGAGACAATAAAATCCTTCCtaataagatgcagacagtacacagcagacctattttgacctcaaaagctgcttatacaatatgtctgtagtGCAACAGGACAGGCTCGGCTCAATTAAAAAAATCGGGTACTGGGCCTTTTTCCATAATTGGTTCCAGGtttataaaactaaatatgtttGGCATCCTTGGTTACCTTTCTTACCTTGCTTAACTTCTCTTGCGCCTGCATTTTTAGCTCTTCCACCTGCCTCTCCCCAATCTCTCGCTCCTCCCTCATGTTTAGTTTTAGCTTGTTTAGCATTTCCAGACTCTCCTCGTAACTTTCCACGTGCAATTCCCCCTGCAGCATCCTTTCCATCTCCTCTTTGGGCTTCTTAGCAAGTACCGGAGCTAGCTTCATGTGCAACTTCTTACTATATTCAATGGTGTTAGCTTGTTCTTCTGTTAGCAGTTCCAGAAGTAAAGAGTATTCTTCATAACTGGTGGTATAGGCACTAGCAGGTCTTTCATGTTCAGCTGAGGAGGACTCTGTGTCCGTGGTTTCGCAGTCCAGTTGGTTGGGGCCATCTCCCTCACCATTGGAGGCCTCTAAGAGCAGATTCTCCCCAAATGGTAGATTTTGTTGGTTGATTTCAGTAATTTTGTCAGTGTTGTCTTCATTTGAGTGTAACCCTAGTGTTTCTTCAGTTGATCCAGATGGTTCAGTAGAAAAGCTGTGATGGTCTGGTAACATGACGTCATTGTTAAGTTGGGTTTTGGTATCTGCAAagtcaaaaaaaataataacatactTATTACGGCATTGGGAAATGTCTAAGCTACTTTTAGTGAATTCAAATGCACAAGTCTGATTGCTAAAAAAGGGGCTCAAAAGATTTGTTATTAATCAGTCTGATGTTGATTTTATGGTTtcttacaaaaacaaatatgacaaaattatattttaaaaaaacatgcttttaataGTTACTACTAGCTAATGGTTACAATCAGcagataattatatttttattcgaATTGTAATGCCCCATGTAATGTATTGTGGAGCAACAGGTAGAACAATTGCTGGAAGGTTGGTGATTCAAATCTCATTCTTGCCAGTTCATATTGtcatcattgtgtccttgaggaAGACACCTAACCCACCATGCCtaggtgaatgtgtgtgtaatggacAGTTCAGTCTTAATATTTGGTTACCACAGTGGCAAATTAGTGACTTACAAAACTAGTAGTAGTGACTTACaaaactagtagtagtagcagtagtaggctTATTaacatatatcaaaatatatTAGTAATAATGGGCCTTTAATTTTAAAAGTAGTACAAAGTTAAATTCTTACCAGGCAGATTTTCTTCTGTGAATTCAGATTTGTTGACTAAATAATCTTGGTTGCCATCTTTGTCCATATCTGCCAAAGAACAAATTGTGAAAGGTTAATGGATAGAAGCCACCATAGTTAAAATAGAAAGGGGGAAAGAATAGGTTGTGTTCGTGttctataatttaaaaatgtaataactcACAGGAGCCTTATGGTTTACAAAATATCTGATGGGAATATGTGGGAATGTTGTGAGCTGCTAATTTGAAAAAGAAATCATGTTGGTGATGTAGGCTAGGCTAACTGAATAAAGCTATTATGAACCAAAAGATAGAAAATCGCCATTCTTAGCCTCTTACCTGGGTGCTTTTCTTCTGGGGAATCTTCTGGGGAATCCAGTGTCTTAGCAGATTGTTCTTCATTCTCTGACACTTTGCTGGTTTGGACATTGTCACCTTTGTCTGTAAAATGAATAGGAGAGTCATCTTTATGAGTAGAAGTTGCCGACTTCACTTTAAGGTCACCAATATTTGCTATGTTTTCTCCTTGGCCTATTTCTTCACTCATTTTAAATAGAACATGtataatgtgtaaaataaagtagTTTTTAATCAGACTTGTGCTTCTGTAGTGAATGAGCCCATTGGTTGTGTTGCGGTTGCCGTGGAAACTTCAGCTCTGATCCAATCCCCTGCACCGTCTCA
Proteins encoded:
- the ccdc96 gene encoding coiled-coil domain-containing protein 96, which gives rise to MSEEIGQGENIANIGDLKVKSATSTHKDDSPIHFTDKGDNVQTSKVSENEEQSAKTLDSPEDSPEEKHPDMDKDGNQDYLVNKSEFTEENLPDTKTQLNNDVMLPDHHSFSTEPSGSTEETLGLHSNEDNTDKITEINQQNLPFGENLLLEASNGEGDGPNQLDCETTDTESSSAEHERPASAYTTSYEEYSLLLELLTEEQANTIEYSKKLHMKLAPVLAKKPKEEMERMLQGELHVESYEESLEMLNKLKLNMREEREIGERQVEELKMQAQEKLSKVDKECSELLSVKKEVAVMVMSRRMAKPDALAKVEFALASEERHQDELTRLRLQNFSLENRIRRLELEISEADRNATNPFQREYEKLHARRMERKKDGEKRHKEALRVQRRVERNVEMVSNIKQRLHCTETEIQHKLEKLAQVDAILAQHRDKLANIKQARNSLQRDNTRLKEQRGLLGNEVLLRDYDYIKQANAMLEEKLHDLKCRQADLEFFLNRRKKRFQTM